From a single Ooceraea biroi isolate clonal line C1 chromosome 12, Obir_v5.4, whole genome shotgun sequence genomic region:
- the LOC105284186 gene encoding DNA polymerase subunit gamma-1, mitochondrial codes for MRLKVRLINICIRHKCTTAQIDIETKKSRLRKLRVKSVQRDEPKQADLTSKNDRPAQNSDFNTPAIPDNFETGFWKLFAKSEKTLNKQTDINVQVSKNFACNGNINSDIESKDVKGNDANSNKKLQRTRSLPQESLQRTQKLKGQSDNNSEKDAIRVNEVNMQMLSKPLHEQLFKTDDVQERLSEEETKNVKKNLATFGINVEEATRLPDVNLKLPVLEGKDIEEHFYNIGRAQVKPYLKIINDIVKDIPEMPKQWLFREGWTRYTADGETESVDYPLEDGVIFDVEVCMQQGPLPTLATAVSNKAWYGWVSNPLAQGVSQTFDTQLFTPSMLIPMESSKEEYGHKLSQYQKKPKVVVGHNVSYDRSRIKEQFWLNCTGTRFLDTMSLHICVSGLNSYQRSLLLSKKIDTEKNAWQSNTSLNNLAEVHKLYCGYEISKELRNIFVEGTIEDVKNNFDMLMHYCASDAVATHNVLRNIFPLFQERFPHPVTLAGMLELGSAYLPVNSNWQRYLEESESTFDDLNYEAKFTLAKRADAVCELMHGEKYKEDLWMWDQDWSTQEIKVKKKVSRSKEKLSDAGENVQADQVSQMDDKKYLSDDEEEEEDSLAKQFAYLEETRHLLPARMPHMPGYPAWYRKLCPKQSDKDWALGPQNISTSMQVAPKLLNLTWEKYPLHYIKEHGWGILVPYNNDLDIETKLPLKNLLAHCPLPTSDKSRDTSDDAMTTLSTDVQIDLHKTEFWRFKKKQDGSDDNFYKGTGVWCNVDIDNCCYFFKLPHKDGANYNVGNPLAKDFLNKFSENVLAGLDVSAAEVLKIARMLSYWRNNRDRIMSQLVVWLDDQSLPGNVKRTRKHTCYGAIIPQVIVCGTLTRRAVEPTWMTASNAHVERIGSELRCMVQAPPGYNIVGADVDSQELWIASIIGDAHYNGVHGATPFGWMTLIGSKSNGTDMHSVTAKAVGISRDHAKIINYARIYGAGQKFAERLLKQFNPSMADAEATAKSRKMFALTKGKMVFRLKPEFISDYLEDKFYTSYQAYQVAKLHGKTLQDMFQKSEWAGGSESAMFNRLEEIAGSKHPVTPFLAARLSRALETTDTTDDDKFLPTKINWVVQSGAVDFLHLMLVSMRWLMRDNARFCLSFHDEVRYLVPSRYKYNAALAMHVTNLMTRAFCASRLGMRDLPMSVAFFTAVEVDTVLRKESAHDCKTPSNPHGLQTGYDVPPGESLDVQAALEKSGGSLGSWHDARNRKLANTPTNPIN; via the coding sequence ATGAGACTGAAAGTTCGtttgattaatatttgcaTCAGGCATAAGTGCACGACCGCGCAGATCGATATTGAAACCAAAAAGAGCCGATTGAGAAAATTACGTGTGAAAAGCGTCCAACGGGATGAACCTAAGCAGGCAGATCTAACCTCTAAGAATGATCGTCCCGCACAAAACTCGGATTTTAACACGCCTGCAATACCCGATAATTTCGAAACTGGCTTCTggaaattatttgcaaaatctGAGAAAACGTTAAACAAACAAACGGACATTAATGTGCAGGTGTCGAAAAATTTTGCATGCAACGGGAATATAAATTCGGATATAGAATCGAAAGACGTGAAAGGTAATGATGCAAACTCGAACAAGAAACTACAAAGAACTCGATCATTGCCTCAAGAATCGCTTCAACGTACACAGAAATTAAAAGGACAATCAGACAATAATTCGGAAAAAGATGCTATCAGAGTTAACGAAGTGAATATGCAGATGCTCTCTAAACCGTTACACGAACAACTGTTCAAGACGGATGACGTGCAGGAACGCCTCTCGGAGGAAGAAACCAAGAATGTGAAGAAAAACTTGGCTACCTTCGGCATAAACGTTGAAGAGGCGACCAGATTGCCGGATGTAAATTTGAAGCTACCAGTCTTGGAAGGAAAAGACATAGAGGAGCACTTCTATAACATTGGAAGAGCACAAGTCAAGCCCTATCTGAAAATTATAAACGACATTGTAAAGGACATACCTGAGATGCCGAAGCAATGGCTCTTTAGGGAAGGATGGACCAGATACACGGCTGACGGCGAGACAGAAAGCGTAGATTATCCGTTGGAGGATGGTGTGATTTTTGATGTTGAAGTGTGCATGCAGCAAGGTCCTCTACCCACTCTCGCCACTGCAGTGAGCAACAAAGCCTGGTACGGTTGGGTATCGAACCCCTTGGCCCAAGGTGTTAGTCAGACGTTCGACACGCAGTTGTTCACGCCGAGCATGCTCATTCCTATGGAGAGTAGTAAGGAGGAATATGGACACAAATTGAGCCAGTACCAAAAGAAACCGAAGGTCGTTGTCGGACATAACGTGTCGTACGACAGAAGTAGAATTAAGGAGCAGTTTTGGCTGAATTGTACGGGAACTCGTTTCCTTGACACCATGTCGCTACACATATGCGTCAGTGGTCTCAACAGTTACCAAAGATCATTGTTACTGTCCAAGAAAATAGACACGGAGAAAAATGCCTGGCAGTCTAACACTTCACTGAACAATCTGGCGGAAGTGCACAAGCTGTACTGTGGATACGAAATAAGCAAGGAACTAAGAAACATATTCGTCGAGGGTACGATTGAGgacgttaaaaataattttgacatGTTAATGCACTATTGTGCGTCCGACGCAGTTGCCACACACAATGTCCTGCGTAACATATTCCCACTTTTTCAAGAAAGATTCCCTCACCCGGTTACCCTAGCCGGAATGCTGGAACTCGGTTCCGCGTACTTGCCGGTGAACTCCAACTGGCAGAGATACTTGGAAGAGTCAGAGTCCACCTTCGACGATCTAAACTACGAAGCAAAGTTCACCCTCGCTAAGAGAGCTGATGCCGTCTGTGAACTCATGCACGGCGAGAAGTACAAGGAGGACCTGTGGATGTGGGATCAGGATTGGAGCACGCAGGAAATTAAGGTGAAGAAAAAAGTGTCCCGTTCGAAAGAAAAGCTTTCTGATGCAGGAGAAAATGTACAAGCAGACCAGGTAAGCCAGATGGAcgataagaaatatttgtcagacgatgaggaagaggaggaagattCTCTAGCGAAACAATTTGCTTACCTTGAGGAGACTAGACATTTGTTGCCAGCCAGAATGCCGCACATGCCAGGATATCCAGCCTGGTACCGAAAACTTTGTCCTAAGCAAAGTGACAAAGACTGGGCGCTGGGACCGCAAAATATCAGCACTTCCATGCAGGTGGCCCCAAAGTTACTTAACTTGACGTGGGAGAAGTACCCGTTGCATTACATAAAGGAACACGGTTGGGGCATCTTGGTTCCGTACAATAACGATCTTGATATCGAGACTAAGTTGCCTCTGAAAAATCTCTTGGCCCACTGCCCTCTGCCAACGTCCGACAAGTCTAGAGATACTTCTGACGACGCGATGACCACTCTGAGCACCGACGTGCAAATTGATCTTCACAAGACGGAATTCTGGCGGTTCAAGAAGAAGCAAGACGGTTCCGATGACAATTTTTATAAGGGCACCGGCGTGTGGTGCAATGTCGATATCGACAACTGCTGCTACTTCTTCAAGCTGCCGCACAAGGACGGTGCCAATTATAACGTCGGCAATCCGCTCGCGAAGGATTTCCTCAACAAGTTCTCCGAGAATGTACTTGCTGGTTTGGACGTCAGTGCAGCGGAAGTGTTGAAGATCGCCCGTATGTTGTCCTACTGGCGAAACAATCGCGATAGAATCATGTCGCAGCTGGTGGTGTGGCTGGATGATCAGTCGCTGCCTGGTAACGTCAAGAGGACAAGGAAACACACGTGTTACGGCGCGATAATACCCCAAGTGATCGTTTGTGGCACCCTGACGCGTCGCGCGGTGGAACCGACGTGGATGACAGCATCGAACGCGCACGTTGAGCGCATTGGTTCTGAACTGCGATGCATGGTGCAAGCACCGCCTGGATACAACATTGTCGGCGCGGACGTGGACAGCCAGGAGCTGTGGATTGCTTCGATCATCGGAGACGCTCACTACAATGGTGTTCATGGGGCGACGCCTTTCGGTTGGATGACTCTGATCGGCAGCAAGTCCAACGGCACTGACATGCACAGCGTCACCGCGAAGGCCGTCGGCATCTCGCGTGATCACGCCAAGATCATCAACTACGCTCGAATCTACGGCGCCGGCCAGAAGTTCGCTGAACGACTGCTGAAACAGTTCAATCCATCTATGGCGGACGCTGAAGCGACTGCCAAATCACGCAAGATGTTCGCGCTTACCAAGGGCAAAATGGTATTCCGACTGAAGCCCGAATTCATCAGTGATTACCTGGAAGACAAGTTTTACACGAGTTATCAGGCGTACCAGGTGGCGAAACTGCATGGCAAGACGCTGCAGGATATGTTCCAGAAGAGTGAATGGGCAGGCGGCTCGGAATCGGCCATGTTCAACAGGCTGGAGGAGATCGCCGGCAGCAAGCATCCGGTCACGCCGTTTCTGGCTGCAAGACTCAGCCGCGCTCTGGAGACTACCGACACTACCGATGACGACAAATTCCTGCCCACCAAGATCAACTGGGTGGTGCAGAGCGGCGCGGTAGACTTTCTCCATCTGATGCTGGTATCTATGAGATGGCTGATGAGAGATAATGCGAGGTTCTGCCTGTCGTTTCATGACGAAGTGAGATACTTGGTGCCGTCCAGATACAAGTACAACGCCGCGCTGGCTATGCACGTGACCAATCTGATGACGAGAGCGTTCTGCGCGTCCAGATTAGGCATGAGAGACCTGCCGATGTCCGTGGCATTTTTCACCGCTGTGGAAGTCGACACCGTCTTACGCAAAGAGTCCGCACACGACTGCAAAACTCCATCGAATCCTCACGGCCTGCAGACCGGATACGATGTACCACCCGGCGAAAGTCTAGACGTGCAAGCTGCTTTGGAGAAGTCCGGTGGCTCGTTAGGCTCGTGGCATGACGCGAGAAATCGCAAACTAGCAAACACGCCGACGAATCCGATTAATTAA
- the LOC105284185 gene encoding probable RNA-binding protein EIF1AD: MSVATKRKYVVKELFEMSRPTASQHIVRITAARGNHLYEVVTPTGEQYLVSMPNKFRQTIWVKRNDYIVIEPVEEGNKVKGEIVKILTKEHITWYRTQNCWPSEFDEDLKRKGHSIMTNYTACTDEDLFVNTNRRYADDSSETSSSCSSSSDHEFDPEP; encoded by the exons ATGTCTGTAGCAACAAAACGTAAATATGTCGTCAAAGAGCTCTTTGAAATGAGTCGTCCCACCGCTTCGCAACATATCGTGCGAATCACCGCGGCACGTGGCAATCATCTCTACGAAGTCGTCACTCCTACCGGAGAACAGTATCTAGTCTCAATGCCCAATAAATTCAGGCAGACCATCTGGGTGAAAAGAAATGATTACATTGTCATCGAGCCAGTGGAAGAAGGCAACAAAGTTAAAGGCGAAATCGTTAAGATACTCACAAAG GAACACATAACATGGTATCGCACACAGAATTGTTGGCCTTCGGAATTCGATGAGGACCTAAAGAGAAAGGGACATTCGATAATGACGAATTATACTGCGTGTACCGATGAGGATCTCTTCGTAAACACGAATAGACGATACGCTGATGACTCATCTGAAACGAGCTCTTCATGTTCCAGTTCTTCTGATCATGAGTTTGATCCTGAACCCTAA